In the genome of Methanoculleus horonobensis, one region contains:
- a CDS encoding CTP synthase has product MKYIVVTGGVMSGLGKGITTASIGRLLKNRGYLVTAVKIDPYLNIDAGTMNPAQHGEVFVLSDGGEVDLDLGNYERFLDINLKSIHNITTGKVYRNVIEKERRGDFLGATVQIIPHITDEIRHCISRAANEEANGGRVADICMVEVGGTVGDIESMPFLEAVRQMHGELAPEDMLLVHVTLVPMDTMGDFKTKPTQHSVKALRELGLQPDIIVARSSDVIGPQTKKKISTFTDVPVKAVVSAKDAPDIYQIPMELEKEGLADVVCSYLSLENREPDTAWYRVVSQEYTNRVTVAIVSKYGIEDVYMSIKESLKHAGRALSTEVNIRWLDAETFEPRDLADVDGILIPGGFGKRGIEGKIRAIQYARENNKPYLGLCLGFQLSVIEYARHVLGIENATSEEMGEGTHVIAILPEQEDVSDLGGTMRLGNCDVTLKEGTNVAGLYGKTAIVERHRHRYEVNPEFIADLKGAGLVFSGTCGPRMEVCEIPDHPFYLATQFHPEFKSSPTNPSPPYIGFVEACKKNKSRSEIR; this is encoded by the coding sequence TTGAAGTATATCGTTGTAACCGGCGGCGTCATGAGCGGGCTCGGAAAAGGCATCACCACCGCATCCATCGGCCGCCTCTTGAAAAACCGCGGCTACCTGGTAACGGCGGTGAAGATCGATCCGTACCTGAACATCGACGCCGGCACCATGAACCCCGCCCAGCACGGTGAAGTCTTCGTCCTCTCCGACGGAGGGGAAGTCGACCTCGACCTGGGCAACTACGAGCGGTTCTTAGACATCAACCTGAAATCGATCCACAACATCACGACGGGCAAGGTCTACCGGAACGTCATCGAGAAGGAGCGGCGCGGGGATTTCCTCGGCGCGACCGTCCAGATCATCCCCCACATCACCGACGAGATCAGGCACTGCATCAGCCGCGCGGCCAATGAGGAGGCAAACGGCGGCAGGGTTGCGGACATCTGCATGGTCGAGGTCGGCGGGACTGTCGGCGATATCGAGAGCATGCCGTTTCTCGAGGCCGTCCGGCAGATGCACGGCGAACTCGCACCGGAGGATATGCTCCTCGTGCATGTCACCCTGGTCCCGATGGACACGATGGGGGACTTCAAGACCAAACCCACGCAGCACTCGGTGAAGGCGCTCCGTGAACTCGGGCTGCAGCCCGACATCATCGTCGCGAGGAGCAGCGACGTGATCGGGCCGCAGACGAAGAAGAAGATATCCACCTTCACCGATGTCCCGGTAAAAGCCGTCGTCTCCGCAAAGGACGCCCCGGACATCTACCAGATCCCGATGGAACTGGAGAAGGAAGGGCTCGCGGACGTCGTCTGCAGTTACCTCTCCCTCGAGAACCGGGAACCGGATACCGCGTGGTACCGGGTCGTCTCGCAGGAGTATACGAACCGGGTGACGGTCGCCATCGTCAGCAAGTACGGGATCGAGGACGTTTACATGTCCATCAAGGAGTCGCTCAAGCATGCCGGGAGAGCGCTCTCCACCGAGGTGAACATCCGCTGGCTGGACGCGGAGACGTTCGAGCCCCGTGATCTCGCCGACGTCGACGGCATCCTGATCCCGGGCGGGTTCGGGAAGCGCGGCATCGAGGGGAAGATCCGGGCGATCCAGTATGCCCGCGAGAACAACAAGCCCTACCTCGGCCTCTGCCTCGGGTTCCAGCTCTCGGTGATCGAGTATGCCCGGCATGTTCTCGGCATCGAGAACGCCACGAGCGAGGAGATGGGAGAGGGGACGCACGTCATCGCCATCCTCCCCGAGCAGGAGGACGTCAGCGACCTCGGGGGCACGATGCGCCTCGGGAACTGCGACGTCACTCTCAAGGAAGGGACGAATGTTGCCGGTCTTTACGGCAAGACGGCAATCGTGGAACGACACCGCCACCGCTACGAGGTGAACCCGGAGTTCATCGCCGATCTCAAAGGCGCCGGGCTTGTCTTCTCGGGGACCTGCGGGCCGCGGATGGAGGTCTGCGAGATCCCGGATCACCCCTTCTACCTCGCGACGCAGTTCCACCCCGAGTTCAAATCGAGCCCGACAAACCCCTCCCCACCCTACATCGGCTTTGTAGAGGCATGCAAGAAGAATAAATCAAGATCAGAGATCAGGTGA
- the guaA gene encoding glutamine-hydrolyzing GMP synthase yields MVNVEKFIDRAVGEIRDAAGEEKVVMALSGGVDSSVCAALATRAIGDRLVPIYVDTGLMRKGETGRIRSLFADANLRVVDAADEFFEALAGIVDPEEKRKAIGEKFIRIFEREAKRTGATMLLQGTIYPDRIESEGGIKSHHNVGGMPLDIKFKGVIEPLADLYKDEVREVAGGLGLPAEIQHRMPFPGPGLAVRVLGEVTKEKIAIVREANAIVEECLVEEYHPWQCFAALIGLGTGVKGDVRLHGWIVAVRAVGSRDGMTADPLLLPYETLSRMATRITAEIPGVARVVYDVTPKPPATIEYE; encoded by the coding sequence ATGGTAAACGTCGAGAAGTTTATCGACCGGGCAGTCGGCGAGATACGCGATGCTGCCGGCGAAGAAAAGGTCGTGATGGCACTCTCCGGCGGCGTGGACTCGTCGGTCTGCGCGGCGCTCGCGACCCGCGCGATAGGCGACCGCCTCGTCCCGATATACGTGGACACAGGCCTCATGCGGAAGGGAGAGACCGGACGGATTCGGTCGCTCTTTGCCGACGCGAACCTCCGCGTCGTGGATGCTGCGGACGAGTTCTTCGAGGCTCTCGCGGGCATTGTCGACCCCGAAGAGAAGCGCAAGGCCATCGGTGAGAAGTTCATCAGGATCTTCGAGCGGGAAGCGAAGCGGACGGGAGCGACGATGCTCCTGCAGGGGACGATATACCCCGACCGCATCGAGAGCGAGGGGGGCATCAAGAGCCACCACAACGTCGGCGGCATGCCCCTCGATATCAAGTTTAAGGGCGTCATCGAACCGCTTGCCGACCTCTACAAGGACGAGGTCCGCGAGGTCGCCGGCGGGCTCGGGCTCCCGGCGGAGATCCAGCACCGGATGCCCTTCCCGGGCCCGGGGCTCGCCGTCCGGGTGCTCGGCGAGGTGACGAAGGAGAAGATCGCGATCGTCCGCGAGGCGAACGCCATCGTCGAGGAGTGCCTGGTGGAGGAGTACCACCCCTGGCAGTGCTTCGCGGCGCTGATCGGCCTTGGAACCGGGGTCAAGGGAGACGTCCGGCTCCACGGCTGGATCGTCGCCGTCCGGGCCGTCGGGTCACGGGACGGGATGACCGCCGACCCGCTGCTCCTCCCCTACGAGACGCTCTCGCGGATGGCAACCCGGATCACCGCCGAGATCCCCGGCGTCGCCCGGGTCGTCTACGACGTCACCCCCAAACCCCCGGCGACGATCGAATACGAGTGA
- a CDS encoding PaaI family thioesterase gives MGYIDELKRVGRDANPFFKLMGIDVDEYGDGRARLSMEVRPDMLNGAGWLQGGVYVALADEAIALALYTLLSENERIATIDEHTSFIKGVSTGTIVATGRVVRKGRRVAFADGEVRNAADDALLSRTSTSFAVIEG, from the coding sequence GTGGGCTACATTGACGAACTGAAACGGGTAGGCAGGGACGCGAATCCTTTCTTCAAACTGATGGGGATAGATGTGGACGAGTACGGCGACGGGCGCGCCCGCCTCAGCATGGAGGTCCGGCCGGATATGCTAAACGGCGCCGGGTGGCTCCAGGGCGGGGTCTACGTGGCGCTCGCCGACGAGGCGATTGCGCTTGCACTCTATACCCTTCTCTCCGAGAACGAGAGGATCGCCACGATCGACGAGCACACCAGTTTCATAAAGGGTGTCAGCACGGGGACGATCGTCGCCACCGGGAGGGTCGTCCGCAAAGGCCGCCGGGTGGCGTTTGCAGACGGAGAGGTCAGGAACGCGGCGGACGATGCGCTTCTTTCCCGGACATCGACATCGTTCGCAGTCATCGAGGGATAA